In Saccharomonospora marina XMU15, one genomic interval encodes:
- a CDS encoding DedA family protein, which produces MEFRHASTAESLDGIAGWAVSLMESLAGPGAAVAVGLDNVFPPVPSELVLPLAGFTAARGTFTLVEALVWTTLGSVVGAVIVYYLGMLLGRDRVRSRLVRVPLVKADDLDRAERWFAKHGTKAVFAGRMVPLVRSFISLPAGIVAMPMWKFLTFTALGSLIWNTALVVSGYLLGANWHVVEQYAAILEKLVILAAVAAIAWFVAKRLRDRPSA; this is translated from the coding sequence ATGGAGTTTCGCCACGCCTCGACCGCCGAGTCGCTGGACGGCATCGCCGGGTGGGCCGTGAGCCTGATGGAGTCGCTCGCGGGCCCTGGGGCCGCTGTCGCGGTCGGCCTGGACAACGTCTTCCCGCCCGTTCCCAGTGAACTGGTGCTGCCGCTGGCGGGTTTCACCGCAGCAAGGGGCACGTTCACGCTCGTGGAGGCCTTGGTATGGACAACGCTCGGCTCGGTGGTCGGTGCGGTGATCGTCTACTACCTGGGGATGCTGCTCGGCCGCGACCGCGTGCGGTCGCGGCTGGTGCGTGTGCCGTTGGTCAAGGCCGACGACTTGGACCGCGCGGAGCGCTGGTTCGCCAAGCACGGTACGAAGGCGGTGTTCGCCGGCCGCATGGTTCCACTCGTCCGCAGTTTCATCTCGCTGCCCGCGGGTATCGTGGCCATGCCGATGTGGAAGTTCCTCACCTTCACCGCGCTCGGCAGTCTCATCTGGAACACCGCTCTGGTGGTCAGCGGCTACCTGCTCGGTGCGAACTGGCACGTCGTCGAGCAGTACGCCGCGATCCTGGAGAAGCTGGTCATCCTCGCTGCTGTCGCCGCCATCGCCTGGTTCGTGGCGAAGCGGTTGCGCGACCGGCCGTCGGCGTGA
- a CDS encoding TetR/AcrR family transcriptional regulator — translation MTAGSTAAVRPRNRRQLIVEAAGRVFSLRGYHGASMEEIATNVGITAAALYRHFPNKYALFAECANVTVDRLVAALDELPAEAGLMDLLTAVTRVTVAHRASGGVYRWEARYLNSEDRRLLRGKFGYVVERVTDLVSREHPLPDERLRAAAALGAIGSITMHRTSIAQRRAEELLLASAMRVIATDPAAGTGSAPLVELPAQPVPRTRRAEILAAAIPLFERDGFATVTNGRIAEAVGLVPSAIYRYFPGKADILAEACLQAAGLLGQAVEHNLRGVTDPRQAVVTLAATYVAYSFEHTALTNVANAELIGLPAKLQRPLIVEQREHIAVWEQQLRSARPELDSRQARVLVHAGFGVVFEAGRRLKWQDSPGHRDAVAALVVAALGL, via the coding sequence GTGACCGCCGGGTCGACCGCGGCCGTTCGACCACGTAACCGCAGGCAACTCATCGTCGAGGCGGCCGGGCGAGTGTTCAGCCTGCGCGGCTATCACGGGGCCTCCATGGAGGAGATCGCGACCAACGTCGGCATCACCGCAGCGGCCCTGTACCGGCACTTTCCGAACAAGTACGCGCTCTTCGCCGAGTGCGCGAACGTGACGGTGGACCGGCTCGTCGCCGCGCTCGACGAACTGCCAGCCGAAGCGGGGTTGATGGACCTGCTCACCGCCGTCACGAGGGTCACCGTCGCTCACCGGGCATCCGGTGGCGTGTACCGGTGGGAGGCTCGCTACCTCAACAGCGAGGACCGCAGGCTGCTACGCGGGAAGTTCGGCTACGTCGTAGAACGGGTGACCGACCTCGTAAGCCGCGAGCATCCACTCCCGGACGAGCGGCTGCGTGCGGCCGCGGCTCTCGGTGCGATCGGGTCCATCACGATGCACCGAACCTCGATCGCTCAACGTCGGGCCGAGGAACTCCTGCTCGCATCCGCCATGCGGGTGATCGCGACCGACCCCGCGGCAGGGACCGGCAGCGCCCCACTGGTGGAGCTGCCCGCCCAGCCCGTGCCGCGCACCCGGCGAGCGGAGATCCTCGCGGCCGCGATCCCGCTGTTCGAACGAGACGGCTTCGCCACCGTGACGAACGGCCGGATAGCCGAGGCCGTGGGGCTGGTTCCGTCGGCGATCTACCGCTACTTCCCCGGCAAGGCCGACATACTGGCGGAGGCCTGCCTGCAGGCCGCCGGGCTGTTGGGCCAGGCCGTGGAACACAACCTTCGCGGGGTGACCGATCCGCGTCAGGCCGTGGTGACGCTGGCGGCGACCTACGTCGCCTACAGCTTCGAGCACACCGCGCTCACCAACGTCGCCAACGCCGAACTCATCGGCTTGCCCGCCAAACTGCAGCGGCCGCTCATCGTCGAGCAGCGCGAACACATCGCGGTGTGGGAGCAGCAACTGCGGTCGGCACGCCCGGAGCTGGATTCGCGCCAGGCCCGTGTGCTGGTACATGCCGGGTTCGGAGTGGTTTTCGAAGCCGGCCGCAGGCTGAAGTGGCAGGACAGCCCCGGCCACCGTGACGCCGTCGCCGCGCTGGTGGTGGCCGCGCTCGGTCTGTGA
- a CDS encoding oxygenase MpaB family protein gives MSSLNRRRALSLGAALGLASVAGTAPAWAWSSTGSIAGTGTGADPWWVWDDEVDRLLAKLLEAGEVPAVNTAMESWVNNSDQLPSDLPSDLATYLQQVNRLPSWADRDKLRRAADFNRRKDTYLFMLYGLGSGIMSTVIPREARSVYWSAGGADMKDRAAKTFTFGYDLSDLNAFEPSGQFVVTANKTRLVHAAVRHLLPQSTRWTAVADEPKHIPISNGDILITFHSLGTFVHKKLIEWHVPMSAEDEEAFLHMWQVAIHLLGVREEFIPKTWADARAQSEQVLTPLLAPTTEGKRLAEDLLGLTAELDLGVTRGFLNEFVRYVLSDEIGDWLELRRDYAAAATIRTGWPAYIAFREGLLPVAPAGFYMFDQFVRAIAMLFLNNGTSPTTTPITIPTGNRPGA, from the coding sequence ATGAGCAGTCTCAACAGAAGAAGAGCGCTTTCGCTCGGTGCCGCGCTGGGCCTTGCGAGTGTGGCGGGTACCGCGCCCGCGTGGGCATGGTCGTCGACCGGTTCGATCGCCGGGACCGGCACCGGCGCCGACCCGTGGTGGGTGTGGGACGACGAAGTGGACCGACTGCTGGCGAAGCTGCTCGAGGCGGGCGAGGTTCCGGCGGTCAACACCGCGATGGAGTCATGGGTCAACAACAGCGACCAGTTGCCCAGCGACCTGCCGTCCGATCTCGCCACCTACCTGCAACAGGTCAACCGGCTGCCGTCCTGGGCCGACCGTGACAAGCTGCGTCGCGCCGCCGACTTCAACCGGCGCAAGGACACCTACCTGTTCATGCTGTACGGCCTCGGCAGCGGCATCATGAGCACGGTGATCCCGCGCGAGGCCAGGTCGGTGTACTGGTCCGCGGGTGGCGCCGACATGAAGGACCGCGCGGCCAAGACGTTCACCTTCGGCTACGACCTCAGCGACCTGAACGCGTTCGAACCGTCCGGCCAGTTCGTCGTCACGGCCAACAAGACCCGCCTCGTGCACGCCGCGGTACGGCACCTGCTTCCGCAGTCGACGCGCTGGACGGCCGTCGCGGACGAACCCAAGCACATTCCGATCAGCAACGGCGACATCCTGATCACCTTCCACAGCCTCGGAACCTTCGTGCACAAGAAGCTGATCGAGTGGCACGTTCCGATGTCGGCCGAGGACGAGGAAGCCTTCCTGCACATGTGGCAGGTCGCCATCCACCTGCTCGGCGTGCGCGAGGAGTTCATACCCAAGACATGGGCCGACGCCCGCGCGCAATCGGAGCAGGTGCTCACGCCGCTGCTTGCCCCGACGACCGAGGGCAAGCGGCTGGCCGAGGATCTGCTCGGGCTCACCGCCGAACTCGACCTCGGCGTCACTCGTGGCTTCCTCAACGAGTTCGTGCGCTACGTGCTCAGCGACGAGATCGGCGACTGGCTCGAACTGCGACGCGACTACGCGGCGGCGGCCACGATCCGTACCGGCTGGCCCGCCTACATCGCGTTCCGGGAAGGACTGCTGCCCGTCGCGCCCGCGGGGTTCTACATGTTCGACCAGTTCGTGCGCGCGATCGCGATGCTCTTCCTCAACAACGGCACCTCGCCGACCACCACGCCCATCACGATCCCGACCGGCAACCGGCCGGGCGCCTAA
- a CDS encoding LLM class flavin-dependent oxidoreductase: protein MTRRDSHSFGIMTAPMQVGYNDVLRVWREADTIAEIEHAWLFDHLMPIGGDPDGPILEGWTLLSALAAQTRRLRLGVMVTSNRFRPPAVLAKIATTVDIVSGGRLDFGIGAGSRPSHPAARREYDAHGLPYHDAAEAVANLAEACTVVRRLWTEQRPFDFHGEHIHLSGAFGSPKPVQRPHPPIVVGGRSAATLRVAARHADVWNMPGGRIDDAARRSELLDRYCAEAGRDPAAVTRSMFVPVSYERPDVSREAIGEAIDAGFSHIVLGLSAPFPAGVARWVTDELITTAR from the coding sequence ATGACCCGGCGAGACAGCCACAGTTTCGGGATCATGACCGCCCCCATGCAGGTCGGCTACAACGACGTCCTACGGGTCTGGCGCGAGGCGGACACCATCGCCGAGATCGAGCACGCATGGCTGTTCGACCACCTCATGCCCATCGGTGGTGACCCGGACGGGCCGATACTCGAGGGCTGGACACTGCTGTCGGCTCTCGCCGCACAGACCCGGCGGCTGCGGCTCGGTGTCATGGTGACCAGTAACCGGTTCCGCCCACCCGCGGTGCTGGCGAAGATCGCCACCACCGTCGACATCGTCTCCGGCGGCAGGCTCGACTTCGGGATCGGCGCGGGCTCCCGCCCCAGCCACCCGGCCGCCAGGCGGGAGTACGACGCGCATGGCCTCCCCTACCATGACGCCGCGGAGGCGGTGGCGAACCTCGCCGAGGCATGCACGGTGGTCCGGCGGCTGTGGACCGAGCAGCGACCGTTCGACTTCCACGGCGAACACATCCACCTCTCGGGCGCTTTCGGTAGCCCCAAGCCCGTTCAGCGACCACACCCGCCGATCGTCGTCGGAGGACGGTCGGCTGCGACGCTGCGGGTGGCCGCCCGGCATGCCGACGTGTGGAACATGCCGGGCGGCCGCATCGACGACGCCGCCCGCCGCAGCGAGCTGCTCGACCGCTACTGCGCCGAGGCAGGCCGTGATCCCGCTGCGGTGACCCGCTCGATGTTCGTCCCGGTCTCCTACGAACGACCCGATGTCAGCAGGGAAGCGATCGGCGAGGCCATCGATGCCGGCTTCTCGCACATCGTCCTCGGCCTGTCCGCGCCGTTTCCCGCCGGCGTCGCGCGGTGGGTCACCGACGAACTCATCACGACCGCGCGTTAG
- a CDS encoding aldo/keto reductase, producing the protein MQYRTLGRTGVRVSTLALGAMNFGAIGRTSQAEATAIVDAALEAGINVIDTADMYGRGESERMVGKAIEGRRDDVVVATKASLPMSDERNHQGSSRRWLVTALESSMRRLGVDHIDLYQIHRWDPDTSDEETLSALTDLRRAGKIRYFGSSSFPAYRIVQAQWAAREHNLGRYISEQPSYSILQRGIEAHVLPATQEYGLGVLAWSPLASGWLSGAIRRNSDINTNRSRLMPERFDTSVPHNRARLDAVERLAKVAEQANLTVVQLALGFVTAHPAVTSAIIGPRTIDHLQAQLAAADTVLAGDVLDAIDEIVAPGLDLAPHEKFDTPPALLDSSLRRR; encoded by the coding sequence ATGCAGTACCGCACCTTGGGCCGCACCGGTGTGCGGGTCAGCACACTCGCACTGGGCGCGATGAACTTCGGCGCGATCGGACGCACCAGCCAGGCAGAAGCCACCGCCATCGTCGACGCCGCACTCGAAGCCGGCATCAACGTCATCGACACCGCCGACATGTACGGCCGAGGCGAGTCGGAACGGATGGTCGGCAAGGCCATCGAAGGTCGTCGCGACGACGTCGTTGTGGCCACGAAGGCCTCACTGCCCATGAGCGACGAGCGCAACCACCAGGGCAGCTCCCGCCGCTGGCTGGTCACCGCGCTGGAGAGCAGCATGCGCAGGCTCGGTGTCGACCACATCGACCTCTACCAGATCCATCGGTGGGACCCCGACACCAGCGACGAAGAAACCCTGTCCGCGCTGACCGACTTGCGACGCGCGGGAAAGATCCGCTACTTCGGCTCGTCGAGCTTTCCCGCCTACCGGATCGTGCAGGCGCAGTGGGCCGCCCGCGAGCACAACCTCGGCCGCTACATCAGCGAACAGCCCAGTTACTCGATCCTGCAACGGGGAATCGAGGCGCACGTCCTGCCCGCCACCCAGGAATACGGGTTGGGCGTGCTGGCATGGAGCCCGCTGGCCTCTGGCTGGCTGTCGGGCGCGATCCGCCGGAACAGCGACATCAACACCAACCGCTCGAGGCTCATGCCGGAACGCTTCGACACCAGCGTCCCGCACAACCGTGCCAGGCTCGACGCCGTCGAGCGGCTGGCGAAGGTGGCGGAGCAGGCGAACCTCACCGTCGTCCAGCTCGCGCTCGGCTTCGTCACCGCACACCCCGCGGTGACCAGCGCGATCATCGGTCCCAGGACCATCGATCACTTGCAGGCCCAACTCGCCGCCGCCGACACCGTGCTCGCAGGCGACGTCCTCGACGCGATCGACGAGATCGTCGCCCCCGGGCTCGACCTGGCCCCACACGAGAAGTTCGACACGCCACCCGCACTGCTCGACTCTTCACTGCGCAGGCGCTGA
- a CDS encoding TetR/AcrR family transcriptional regulator, producing the protein MTGDAGARAGRARRADAKRNEKALLDAAAAVFVASGVDAPVRDIAAKAGVGMGTIYRHFPTRADLIVAVYRHQVEACAQAGPALLEAGPTPYAALTKWINLFVDFLVTKHGLAAVLRSDEAGFDTLHAYFLDRLVPVCTELLDAAAGAGEIRPDLDAYELMRGVGNLCIGAESDPRYDARRLVEVLVAGLRQPLP; encoded by the coding sequence GTGACAGGTGACGCCGGTGCGCGTGCTGGCCGAGCCAGGCGGGCCGATGCCAAACGCAACGAGAAGGCGCTGCTCGATGCCGCCGCGGCGGTGTTCGTCGCATCGGGCGTGGACGCGCCGGTGCGAGACATCGCGGCCAAGGCCGGTGTCGGGATGGGCACCATCTACCGTCATTTCCCCACAAGGGCGGACCTCATCGTCGCCGTCTACCGGCACCAGGTCGAGGCATGCGCGCAGGCCGGTCCCGCCTTGCTGGAGGCGGGCCCTACCCCGTACGCCGCGCTGACGAAGTGGATCAACCTCTTCGTCGACTTCCTGGTCACCAAGCACGGGCTGGCCGCGGTACTGCGATCCGACGAGGCGGGCTTCGACACGCTGCACGCCTACTTCCTCGACCGGCTCGTGCCCGTGTGTACCGAGTTGCTCGACGCGGCCGCCGGTGCCGGTGAGATCCGGCCCGACCTGGATGCCTACGAGCTGATGCGTGGCGTCGGCAACCTCTGCATAGGTGCCGAGAGCGATCCCAGGTACGACGCGCGCAGACTGGTCGAGGTGCTTGTCGCGGGCCTTCGCCAACCGTTGCCCTGA
- a CDS encoding cytochrome P450 family protein: protein MDQAARESIRLDSDFFQNAPELSRVLRTEQPVRQVVMPRGMSAWLVTRYADAKTLLADQRLSKDSERARALFQRRLTTPGETSRPFERSLAAHMLNMDPPDHTRLRKLVNKAFTAPTVARLRPRIEEITENLLDDMAGSTEVDLLSAFAFPLPITVICELLGVPDDAREDFRTWSSTLLDTATPEQIEFASGKMARYLGELIARKRAEPTDDLLSALVHATDEGDALSEQELVSMAFLLLVAGHETTVNLIGNGVLALLREPGQLAALRADPALLPGAVEEFLRLESPIHMATLRFTTEPVRVGQAEIPAEEFVLISLLAANRDDERYPDPDRLDVTRQAGGHLAFGHGIHFCVGAPLARLEARIAIGRLLERFPELRLAAEPETLRWRDSSLIHGLQTLPVRLG, encoded by the coding sequence ATGGACCAGGCTGCGCGGGAATCGATCCGACTTGACTCCGACTTCTTTCAGAACGCACCAGAGCTGTCGCGTGTATTGCGTACGGAGCAGCCGGTCCGGCAGGTGGTGATGCCGCGCGGGATGTCGGCGTGGCTCGTCACCAGGTACGCCGATGCCAAGACGCTGCTGGCCGATCAGCGGTTGAGCAAGGACAGCGAGCGGGCACGTGCCCTCTTCCAGCGCAGGCTCACCACGCCGGGTGAGACGTCGAGGCCGTTCGAACGCTCACTCGCCGCGCACATGCTGAACATGGACCCGCCGGATCACACCCGGCTGCGCAAGCTGGTGAACAAGGCGTTCACGGCGCCGACCGTGGCGCGGTTGCGGCCCCGGATCGAGGAGATCACCGAGAATCTGCTCGACGACATGGCGGGCAGTACCGAGGTCGACCTGCTTTCGGCGTTCGCGTTTCCGCTGCCGATCACGGTGATCTGTGAGCTGCTCGGCGTGCCGGACGACGCACGTGAGGACTTCCGGACGTGGTCGAGCACGCTGCTCGACACCGCGACACCGGAGCAGATCGAGTTCGCCTCGGGCAAGATGGCGCGATACCTGGGTGAACTCATCGCGCGCAAGCGCGCCGAGCCGACCGACGACCTGCTCTCGGCGCTCGTCCACGCCACCGACGAGGGTGACGCGCTGTCGGAGCAGGAACTGGTGTCGATGGCGTTCCTGCTGTTGGTCGCAGGACACGAGACGACCGTCAACCTCATCGGTAACGGCGTGCTCGCGTTGCTGCGGGAGCCGGGCCAACTTGCCGCACTGCGGGCCGATCCCGCCCTACTGCCGGGCGCGGTCGAGGAGTTCCTGCGGCTGGAGAGCCCGATTCACATGGCGACGCTGCGGTTCACGACGGAACCGGTGCGGGTAGGCCAGGCCGAGATCCCGGCGGAGGAGTTCGTGCTGATCTCACTGCTGGCGGCCAACCGCGACGACGAGCGATACCCGGACCCCGACCGGCTCGACGTGACACGGCAGGCCGGCGGGCATCTCGCCTTCGGGCACGGCATCCATTTCTGTGTGGGCGCACCGCTGGCCAGGCTGGAGGCGCGAATCGCGATCGGTCGCTTGCTGGAGCGGTTCCCCGAGTTACGGTTGGCCGCCGAACCGGAGACGCTGCGGTGGCGGGACAGCTCACTCATTCACGGTCTGCAGACGCTGCCGGTGCGTCTTGGCTAG
- a CDS encoding DUF2277 domain-containing protein, which yields MCRNITVLRGLEPPATAEEVEAAARQYVRKVSGVQSLSDATREPFEAAVAEVAAVTARLLEELPSRRKPPTTVPPLRRPEVRARLDAG from the coding sequence ATGTGTCGCAACATCACCGTGCTTCGCGGTCTCGAACCCCCGGCGACGGCGGAGGAGGTCGAAGCCGCCGCCCGGCAGTACGTCCGGAAGGTGAGCGGTGTGCAGAGCCTCTCCGACGCCACCAGGGAGCCGTTCGAGGCTGCCGTTGCCGAGGTCGCCGCCGTCACCGCTCGCCTGCTGGAGGAGTTGCCGTCCCGTCGCAAGCCGCCGACCACCGTGCCGCCGCTTCGCCGCCCCGAAGTCAGGGCCCGGCTGGACGCGGGGTAA
- a CDS encoding GAF and ANTAR domain-containing protein — translation MTTPDTHETALAEALVSLADTLVDDYDLIDLLDRLTEYCVRLLPVDAAGLVLSDQRGHLRVVSSSTEQAKIVELFQLEANEGPCLESVRTKQPVTALDLNDDIERWPRFAEHAVREGFRSVHALPMRLRDETIGALNLFRVHPGPMPDNDIRIGRALADMATIGILHQQAVQRADVLAEQLQSALNSRVIIEQAKGVISGRSELDMAQSFALLRAHSRNSNQRLADLALTVVENVNIADQVLASAAGIDALGDEHV, via the coding sequence ATGACGACGCCAGACACCCACGAGACGGCGCTGGCCGAAGCCCTGGTGAGTCTGGCGGACACACTGGTCGACGACTACGACCTCATCGACCTGCTGGACCGCCTGACGGAGTACTGCGTGCGGTTGCTGCCCGTCGATGCGGCCGGGCTGGTGCTGTCGGACCAGCGGGGCCACCTTCGCGTAGTGTCGTCCTCGACGGAGCAGGCCAAGATCGTCGAACTGTTCCAGTTGGAGGCCAATGAGGGGCCGTGCCTGGAGTCGGTCCGCACCAAGCAACCGGTGACGGCCCTCGATCTCAACGATGACATCGAGCGGTGGCCTCGATTCGCCGAGCACGCGGTTCGGGAAGGGTTCCGGTCGGTTCACGCACTGCCGATGCGGCTGCGCGACGAGACGATCGGCGCGCTCAATCTGTTCCGCGTCCACCCGGGCCCGATGCCGGACAACGACATACGCATCGGCAGGGCTCTCGCCGACATGGCGACCATCGGCATCCTGCACCAGCAGGCCGTGCAGCGGGCGGACGTGCTGGCCGAGCAACTGCAGAGCGCGCTCAACAGCCGGGTGATCATCGAACAGGCGAAGGGAGTCATCTCGGGCCGAAGCGAGCTCGACATGGCGCAGTCCTTCGCCCTGCTGCGCGCCCACTCGCGCAACAGCAACCAGCGGCTCGCCGACCTGGCACTCACCGTGGTCGAGAACGTCAACATCGCGGATCAGGTTCTCGCCTCGGCGGCGGGGATCGATGCCCTTGGCGACGAGCACGTCTGA
- a CDS encoding GAF and ANTAR domain-containing protein — protein MADLERLNAVLRAVIAEGGADGPQRIGAACLEYLPVNGASITLMTGGGAHETVFASDVVMDQLDSLQFNLGEGPCVEAFTQHKPVLVTNLAATDGRWPVFTNAVRDIPIGGLYVFPLQLGAIALGVLDLYRTEPGDLIGADLTGALRVADAALWSLLGLRVGETLETAAGWGPADSDSWLSGAPLHRTEVYQATGMIIGQLGVSAQTALAKLRSVAFAQNRLLDEVARDVVARRLRFDDEELR, from the coding sequence ATGGCAGATCTCGAGCGACTCAACGCTGTGTTGCGGGCCGTCATCGCAGAAGGTGGCGCCGACGGCCCGCAACGGATCGGCGCGGCGTGTCTGGAGTATCTTCCGGTGAACGGGGCGTCGATCACGCTGATGACCGGTGGGGGCGCCCACGAGACGGTCTTCGCCAGCGACGTGGTGATGGACCAACTGGACTCGTTGCAGTTCAACCTGGGCGAAGGACCCTGTGTCGAAGCTTTCACCCAGCACAAGCCCGTGCTCGTAACGAACCTCGCGGCGACCGACGGCCGCTGGCCGGTGTTCACCAACGCTGTCCGCGACATCCCCATCGGTGGCCTTTACGTCTTTCCGCTGCAGCTCGGCGCCATCGCCCTCGGGGTACTGGATCTCTACCGGACGGAGCCAGGCGACCTGATCGGCGCCGACCTCACTGGCGCACTCCGGGTCGCTGATGCCGCGCTCTGGTCGTTGCTGGGCCTGCGCGTGGGCGAGACACTGGAGACGGCCGCCGGGTGGGGACCAGCGGATTCCGATAGCTGGCTCTCAGGCGCCCCGCTTCACCGTACCGAGGTTTACCAGGCCACCGGCATGATCATCGGGCAACTTGGCGTCAGCGCTCAGACGGCGCTTGCCAAGCTGCGCAGCGTCGCTTTCGCGCAGAACCGACTGCTGGACGAGGTAGCCAGGGATGTGGTCGCCCGACGACTGCGATTCGATGACGAGGAGCTGCGATGA
- a CDS encoding STAS domain-containing protein, with product MDTATQLAFPNDTTWRASSMQSETASDMTACESPAVGLQVDERRPDQDTLILAARGELDLLTAPELAARISSGLVGSPRVVVVDLSGLDFIGAAGMSVLVDSRVLVERRGAVLQVVTGENRCVVRALRLAGLHEHLSVRMSFGTAIGTDRIPT from the coding sequence ATGGACACCGCGACACAGCTGGCTTTCCCGAACGACACGACATGGCGGGCCTCGTCGATGCAATCGGAAACGGCATCGGACATGACCGCCTGCGAAAGCCCGGCCGTCGGACTACAGGTCGACGAGCGGCGTCCCGACCAGGACACTCTCATCCTCGCCGCGCGCGGCGAGCTGGACCTGCTGACCGCGCCGGAGCTCGCGGCCAGGATCAGCAGTGGCCTTGTCGGCTCACCGAGAGTTGTCGTCGTCGATCTGTCCGGACTGGACTTCATCGGCGCGGCGGGCATGTCGGTACTCGTGGACAGCCGCGTGCTCGTCGAGCGACGCGGCGCGGTGCTACAGGTGGTCACGGGTGAGAACAGGTGCGTAGTGCGCGCACTGAGGCTCGCCGGGTTGCACGAACACCTATCCGTACGGATGAGCTTCGGTACCGCGATCGGCACCGACCGGATTCCCACCTAG
- a CDS encoding serine/threonine-protein kinase has protein sequence MSEVGRLLAGRYRLRRRLGSGGMGVVWKAIDLRLQRPVAVKQLREQPDLDGTEEMRQRAMREGRIAAKLYHPNAIAVHDVVEDGGQPLLIMEYFPSRSLADILGQDGRLSAQEAASIGAQVAAALAEAHAAGILHRDVKPGNILVADDGLVKIGDFGISHAAGDVSVTHSGFVPGTPAYFAPEVARGRTPTTASDVFSLGATLYAVVEGAPPFGEDDDNSRTVLHRVAEGQFDEPVHAGPLKSLLLRMLAADPAERISAAQVKAEAQALVTGGRPAVELPRKAPAAAGSGEEPGTDPLAGSSAPTMPVRTEYVAAATGGKRRLSRRTLLYAAGALVVVAATTVFVISRPEQPNTVAQPQPTTPTPATSRPLTEQDVLQVVSNFYAALPEQPDLAWARLSPRMQAQGREQFDAYWSNVTDVTVVSPARVTDEKAVHIGVAITLRDGATVTEYHRFGVSKVDGTPRIDTDTLLDSRRVEPSAVSTGPAPDTEQTTSQAPPPPADGGGADDKPGRGNGNGHGRNPNG, from the coding sequence GTGAGCGAGGTCGGCAGGCTGCTCGCGGGCCGATATCGGCTGCGACGCAGGCTGGGCAGCGGCGGTATGGGCGTCGTGTGGAAGGCGATTGACCTGCGCCTTCAGCGACCGGTGGCGGTCAAGCAACTGCGAGAGCAGCCGGACCTCGATGGCACGGAGGAGATGCGGCAGCGCGCCATGCGCGAGGGCCGCATCGCGGCGAAGCTGTATCACCCCAACGCCATCGCGGTGCACGATGTCGTCGAAGACGGCGGGCAACCGTTGCTCATCATGGAGTACTTCCCCTCCCGAAGCCTCGCTGACATCCTGGGCCAGGACGGGCGACTTTCGGCTCAGGAGGCCGCCAGCATCGGCGCGCAGGTCGCCGCCGCACTGGCCGAGGCCCACGCCGCGGGCATCCTGCACAGAGACGTCAAACCCGGCAACATCCTGGTAGCCGACGACGGCTTGGTGAAGATCGGTGACTTCGGGATCTCCCACGCCGCGGGCGACGTCTCGGTCACCCACTCCGGGTTCGTGCCCGGCACACCCGCCTACTTCGCGCCCGAGGTCGCGCGGGGTCGCACTCCCACCACAGCCTCCGACGTGTTCTCGCTCGGCGCGACGCTCTACGCGGTAGTGGAGGGCGCACCACCGTTCGGTGAGGACGACGACAACTCCCGCACGGTGTTGCACCGCGTGGCGGAGGGCCAGTTCGACGAACCCGTCCATGCGGGCCCGCTCAAATCGCTGCTGCTGAGGATGCTCGCGGCCGACCCGGCGGAGCGGATCAGCGCCGCACAGGTCAAAGCCGAGGCACAGGCGCTGGTCACCGGTGGTCGCCCTGCGGTCGAGTTGCCGAGGAAAGCACCGGCAGCCGCAGGGTCGGGCGAGGAGCCCGGCACCGACCCGCTTGCCGGCTCTTCCGCGCCGACGATGCCGGTGCGCACCGAGTACGTGGCAGCGGCGACGGGAGGGAAGCGGCGGCTGTCGCGGCGCACGTTGCTGTACGCGGCCGGGGCACTGGTCGTCGTTGCCGCCACCACCGTGTTCGTCATCAGCCGCCCCGAACAGCCGAACACCGTGGCGCAACCACAACCCACGACCCCGACCCCCGCCACCAGCCGTCCGCTGACCGAGCAGGACGTGCTGCAGGTGGTGTCGAACTTCTACGCGGCGCTGCCCGAGCAGCCCGACCTCGCGTGGGCCCGGCTGAGCCCACGCATGCAGGCACAGGGCCGCGAGCAGTTCGACGCCTACTGGTCGAACGTCACCGATGTCACCGTGGTCTCACCAGCACGGGTGACCGACGAGAAGGCCGTTCACATCGGAGTCGCGATCACGTTGCGCGACGGCGCGACGGTGACCGAGTACCACCGGTTCGGCGTCAGCAAGGTCGACGGCACGCCGCGAATCGACACCGACACCCTGCTCGACAGCAGGCGCGTCGAGCCGTCGGCTGTCAGCACCGGCCCTGCTCCTGACACCGAGCAGACCACCAGTCAGGCACCCCCTCCGCCGGCAGACGGCGGCGGAGCGGACGACAAGCCGGGTAGGGGCAACGGAAACGGCCACGGGCGTAACCCCAACGGCTGA